The Pseudomonas extremaustralis genome contains a region encoding:
- a CDS encoding pirin family protein, translating into MLTLRKASERGAANHGWLKSFHTFSFANYWNPAEQGFSDLLVINDDRVAAGRGFGQHPHRDMEIFSYVLEGALEHKDTLGTGSVIRPGDVQLMSAGSGVAHSEFNHSQSRGVHFLQIWIVPAVAGAEPRYQQEHFSEAQKRGRLQLIISPDGADGSLSVRQDARVYAGLFNADETATLDLPPDRHAYIHVARGSVEVNGQRLQEGDGARVRDERQIRLSHGEDAEVLVFDLRPLELPQMP; encoded by the coding sequence ATGCTGACCCTTCGCAAAGCTTCCGAACGCGGCGCCGCCAATCACGGTTGGTTGAAGTCGTTCCACACCTTCTCGTTCGCCAACTACTGGAACCCCGCCGAACAGGGGTTTTCCGACCTGCTGGTGATCAACGATGACCGCGTCGCCGCCGGCCGTGGTTTCGGCCAGCACCCGCACCGCGATATGGAGATCTTCTCCTATGTGCTCGAAGGCGCCCTGGAACACAAGGACACCCTGGGCACCGGTTCGGTGATCCGCCCCGGCGATGTGCAACTGATGAGCGCCGGCAGCGGCGTGGCCCACAGCGAGTTCAACCACAGCCAGAGCCGTGGCGTGCACTTCCTGCAAATCTGGATCGTGCCCGCCGTGGCCGGTGCCGAACCGCGCTATCAACAGGAGCATTTCAGCGAGGCGCAGAAACGCGGGCGCTTGCAACTGATCATCTCGCCGGACGGTGCCGATGGTTCCCTGAGCGTGCGCCAGGATGCACGGGTGTACGCCGGACTGTTCAACGCTGACGAAACCGCGACCCTGGACCTGCCGCCGGACCGCCATGCCTATATCCATGTGGCGCGGGGCAGCGTTGAAGTCAACGGCCAGCGCTTGCAGGAAGGCGACGGCGCCCGGGTGCGGGATGAGCGGCAGATCCGCTTGAGCCATGGCGAGGACGCCGAGGTGCTGGTATTCGACCTGCGCCCTCTCGAGCTGCCGCAGATGCCATGA
- a CDS encoding winged helix-turn-helix domain-containing protein, producing MHFSNVLAIARTQSKSEDFRELIVRTVANDLKVDTRCYGQLIDTQESHGQYRAIIIEVDTPSASSQTLDIIKRARDENPECTIFVVVTFASTLSKTKYYLAGADYCTKVAETSPEKKLSLFDAFLSDSARFNHCTLILDQDRMCLYGDGKKLEISFVEMRVLDALIQNRLLSHNEIAGVMGLNTKYYDSRALEKSISRLRSKIKAHYGENIIQNIRGYGYKLSQGLICASHFQSVKERSNRE from the coding sequence ATGCATTTTTCCAATGTCCTCGCTATTGCACGGACTCAATCGAAATCGGAGGATTTTCGGGAGCTAATAGTTCGCACTGTAGCGAATGATTTAAAAGTCGATACACGTTGCTACGGGCAACTAATCGACACCCAGGAAAGTCATGGCCAGTACCGAGCCATCATTATAGAAGTCGATACACCCTCAGCCAGTAGTCAAACCCTGGACATAATAAAAAGAGCCCGAGATGAAAATCCGGAGTGCACGATATTCGTCGTCGTCACGTTCGCCTCCACCTTGAGCAAGACAAAATACTATCTGGCCGGTGCGGACTACTGTACCAAGGTCGCAGAAACCTCCCCCGAAAAAAAATTAAGCCTGTTCGATGCATTTCTCAGCGACAGTGCGCGGTTCAATCACTGCACGCTGATACTCGATCAGGATCGCATGTGCCTGTACGGTGACGGCAAGAAGCTGGAAATATCCTTTGTTGAAATGAGAGTGCTGGATGCCCTCATTCAAAATCGGCTGCTTAGTCACAATGAGATTGCCGGCGTCATGGGCCTTAATACCAAGTATTACGATTCGAGGGCGCTGGAAAAGTCCATCAGCCGTTTGCGCAGCAAAATCAAGGCGCACTACGGGGAAAACATCATCCAGAATATCCGCGGTTATGGTTACAAACTCAGCCAGGGCCTTATTTGTGCCAGCCATTTCCAATCGGTCAAGGAGAGGTCGAACCGTGAATAG
- a CDS encoding winged helix-turn-helix domain-containing protein, whose amino-acid sequence MSSLKKYDFTSQLAAIGLPDFTPNADFFYYDVNAPSMADGAEGTPLLTHPHVDGGDPQPIRQRLSTYIFTHSISLPSHPFNTVRQESRMPTPKDHDSTRHHPALAEQTGTEKPHLHPQDFWLLTQHDRALVKGGLRISLTTIESALIKKMLHHEERVVSKEELIRNIGREPDLYRGLEMCLSRLQDKFKRANDGERLFRAVRNRGYCLTQKIKKPLELNPSRR is encoded by the coding sequence ATGAGTTCCCTAAAGAAGTACGATTTTACTTCGCAACTTGCGGCCATCGGGCTGCCGGACTTCACGCCCAATGCTGACTTCTTTTATTACGACGTCAATGCGCCATCAATGGCGGACGGTGCCGAGGGCACGCCACTGCTCACTCACCCGCACGTCGACGGCGGAGATCCGCAACCGATCCGCCAGCGTTTGAGCACCTATATCTTTACTCACAGCATCAGCTTGCCCTCGCATCCGTTCAACACGGTACGACAAGAATCCAGAATGCCAACGCCCAAGGATCATGACAGCACGCGGCATCACCCAGCACTCGCCGAACAGACAGGCACCGAAAAACCTCACCTGCATCCGCAGGATTTCTGGCTGCTCACTCAACATGACCGGGCATTGGTCAAAGGCGGACTGCGTATTTCCTTGACCACCATTGAATCCGCGCTGATTAAAAAGATGCTGCACCATGAAGAGCGTGTGGTCAGTAAAGAAGAGTTGATCCGCAATATAGGCCGCGAACCCGATTTATACCGGGGGCTGGAAATGTGCCTGAGTCGACTGCAGGATAAGTTCAAGCGGGCCAACGACGGTGAACGCCTGTTCCGTGCCGTCAGGAACCGGGGTTATTGCCTGACGCAAAAAATCAAGAAACCGCTGGAACTCAACCCGTCGCGCCGATAA